Genomic segment of Acinetobacter larvae:
ATGCTTTGGACAGAATGCTTAACTCGCTTGCGACAAGAGCTGTCTGATAATGTCTACGCAATGTGGATTCGTCCTTTAGTTGCTGAAGAAAGTGATGGTGTTTTAAAACTTTATGCACCTAATCCATATTGGACGCGCTATATACAAGAGCATCATCTTGAGTTGATCTCTATTTTGGCAGAGCAACTGTCTGAAGGTCGGGTTCGTAAAGTCGAGATTTTAGTTGATTCTCGCCCCGGCGGAATTCTTTCTGCGGCGGAACAACCTGCTACAACGACGGCAGCATTATCAACTGCACCTGTTACGACAGCGAAAGCAAAAAAAGAAAAAGAGCTTGAGTCTGTGCAAGCCCCTAGCAATGCTCAAAGTAAAAATGCAAAAAAACGCTTATTAAATCCTCAGTTTACCTTTGCATTATTTGTGGAGGGGCGGTCAAACCAAATGGCTGCAGAAACTTGCCGTAAAGTGTTAACGCAATTGGGGGAGTCTCAGCATAATCCATTATTTTTATATGGTCCGACAGGTTTGGGGAAAACACATTTAATGCAAGCTGTAGGGAATGCTTTATTACAAGCCAAACCCAATGCGCGCGTAATGTATATGACGGCTGAAAGCTTTGTACAAGACTTTGTGAGCTCTTTGCAAAAAGGTAAGGTTGAGGAGTTTAAGAAAAACTGTCGTTCTTTGGATTTACTATTGGTTGATGATATCCATTTATTAGCCGGTAAAGAAGCGAGTTTGGTTGAGTTTTTCTATACTTTTAATGCTTTACTCGATGAATCTAAACAAATTATTTTAACTTCTGACCGTTATCCTAAAGAGTTGACTGAACTTGATCCACGACTGGTCTCTAGATTTTCATGGGGATTGTCAGTTGGTGTTGAACCGCCAGATATTGAAACGCGTATTGAAATTTTACTTAAAAAAGCCGAAAGTAATGGTATCGATTTACCGCGAAATTGTGCTTTATTTATTGCACAACAAGTTGTGGCGAATGTCCGCGAATTGGAAGGCGCACTCAATAAAGTTGTTGCAATTTCTCGTTTTAAAGGTGCAGCGATTGATTTAGATGTTGTGCGCGAGTCGTTAAAAGATGTTCTGGCTATTCGTGCCAGAACGATTAGTACTGAAAATATTCAACGGGTGGTCAGTGAATATTTTCGGATTCCTTTGAAAGAATTAACAGGTCCTAAAAGAACACGTATTTATGCGCGACCGAGACAGTTGGCTATGGGGTTGGCGCGTGAGTTAACAGGAGACAGTTTTCCTGAAATTGGCATGGCTTTTGGTGGGCGTGATCATAGTACCGTGATGCATGCCTGTGAAAAAGTGCAGAGCCTATGTGCTGAAGATCCTATTTTTAATGAAGATTATAAGAATCTCATGCGTTTGTTGCAGAGTTAGTGACTTATACCTCAAGCTACAAATGGGCTGCATGAAAGATTAAATTTTATGCAATTGTTTGTACGAAATGACGCTATTGATGATGATTGCTTGGATCGCATACGTGATAGAATTGCGCTTTGTACTTTGTTGCAATACGGTATATTCTGCAGCATAGTACACTGCTAAAAAATTAAATTAATTGTCTTCGGTTGCATTGGATTTAGAGGAATTTCATCGTGCGTTTGAAAATAGCAAAAGAGAGTTTGCTCAATGTTTTATCATTGGTTATGGGAGCTGTAGAACGGCGTCATACCATTAATATTCTTTCCAATGTCAAAATTCAAGCCACTGAACAGGCCTTAATTATTACAGGATCGGACTCTGAAGTTGAGCTGGTTGCCAGTACTCAGTTGACCGATGGCGCATGTTTACAAGCAGGTGAAACCACTGTTCCTGCACGTAAATTGATGGATATCTGTAAGTCTTTACCCAATACCGCATTGGTTGACTTACAGATTACTGAAGATCAGCGTTGTATTTTAAAAAGTGGCAATAGCCGCTTTGTGTTAGGGACTTTGGCTGCTGAAGATTACCCATTACTCAACCATGATCGCAATCAAGGCACATCGGTACAGGTAACTGAACGTGAGTTGAAACGTTTATTTGAGAAAACAGCTTTTGCTATGGCTGTACAAGATGTACGTTTTTATTTGACAGGGACTTTACTAGAGATTGAAGATCAAAGCTTACGTGCAGTGACTACAGATGGTCACCGTTTAGCGCTGTGTGAAACACAAGCACAATCTGACACCGCCCAATTAATGCAAGCTATTGTTCCACGTAAAGCTGTGGGAGAGTTACAGCGCTTATTGAGTACAGAAGATCATCAACTCAATCTCATGATTGGTCGTGAGCTGTTGAACGTAACCATTAATATTGCCAATCGTGAAA
This window contains:
- the dnaN gene encoding DNA polymerase III subunit beta: MRLKIAKESLLNVLSLVMGAVERRHTINILSNVKIQATEQALIITGSDSEVELVASTQLTDGACLQAGETTVPARKLMDICKSLPNTALVDLQITEDQRCILKSGNSRFVLGTLAAEDYPLLNHDRNQGTSVQVTERELKRLFEKTAFAMAVQDVRFYLTGTLLEIEDQSLRAVTTDGHRLALCETQAQSDTAQLMQAIVPRKAVGELQRLLSTEDHQLNLMIGRELLNVTINIANREKEQGGIQVRFSTKLIDGKFPDYRRVIPRGGDKQAVIAHDVFKQSLQRVSILSNEKLRGVFLHFNPDSLQLRANNPEQDEAIEDLAIQYSNASLEMSFNAQYILDVLNVLDGDDLTMIMTEATQSVLVQDPTHSDQTYVVMPMRV
- the dnaA gene encoding chromosomal replication initiator protein DnaA produces the protein MLWTECLTRLRQELSDNVYAMWIRPLVAEESDGVLKLYAPNPYWTRYIQEHHLELISILAEQLSEGRVRKVEILVDSRPGGILSAAEQPATTTAALSTAPVTTAKAKKEKELESVQAPSNAQSKNAKKRLLNPQFTFALFVEGRSNQMAAETCRKVLTQLGESQHNPLFLYGPTGLGKTHLMQAVGNALLQAKPNARVMYMTAESFVQDFVSSLQKGKVEEFKKNCRSLDLLLVDDIHLLAGKEASLVEFFYTFNALLDESKQIILTSDRYPKELTELDPRLVSRFSWGLSVGVEPPDIETRIEILLKKAESNGIDLPRNCALFIAQQVVANVRELEGALNKVVAISRFKGAAIDLDVVRESLKDVLAIRARTISTENIQRVVSEYFRIPLKELTGPKRTRIYARPRQLAMGLARELTGDSFPEIGMAFGGRDHSTVMHACEKVQSLCAEDPIFNEDYKNLMRLLQS